The Diprion similis isolate iyDipSimi1 chromosome 11, iyDipSimi1.1, whole genome shotgun sequence genome includes a region encoding these proteins:
- the LOC124412103 gene encoding uncharacterized protein LOC124412103, with protein sequence MSISDGLTWSIFIAAIFSLSCSVMSNERGVRWLALGHDITEGEQRVMNMKVERYNKSWPVSTAAQIFYSTKNGMTINYIIATASTMKGFVRVEKGGIGQKWVVIKYTSENGTQDQLQVLIESYKIEPSFIVKGNSAKTLSTVIVMNEIRNWTEQILQKDGENSNKIDENL encoded by the exons ATGTCGATCAGCGACGGATTGACTTGGTCCATTTTCATCGCGGCGATATTTAGCCTCTCGTGTTCCGTCATGTCAAACGAACG GGGTGTAAGGTGGCTAGCGCTGGGTCATGATATAACGGAGGGTGAACAGAGGGTGATGAATATGAAAGTAGAGAGATACAATAAGAGCTGGCCGGTATCGACTGCGGCTCAAATCTTCTACAGTACGAAAAACGGCATGACGATAAATTACATCATAGCGACGGCGTCTACGATGAAGGGATTCGTCAGGGTGGAGAAAGGCGGAATTGGCCAGAAATGGGTGGTGATAAAATACACGAGCGAAAATGGAACTCAAGACCAGTTGCAAGTCTTGATCGAATCGTACAAGATCGAGCCAAGTTTCATCGTCAAAGGCAATTCGGCAAAGACTTTGTCAACCGTGATTGTCATGAACGAAATCAGGAATTGGACCGaacaaatattacaaaaagatggagaaaattctaacaaaatcgatgaaaacctgtga